From a single Lewinella sp. LCG006 genomic region:
- the ffh gene encoding signal recognition particle protein has product MFNSLSDRLDSVFKTLSGDAKLTEINIAQSVKEIRRALVAADVNYKIAKEFTDSIKEKALGQENILKNVKPGELMVKLVQDGLTELMGGEAASFNIKDKPAIILIAGLQGSGKTTFTGKLALFLKEKHKKKVLVTACDVYRPAAIDQLTVISEQVGAEIYKEPDNKNPVQIALNAIAHAKQQKLDVVIVDTAGRLSVDEAMMNEIAAVKAAISPNETLFVVDSMTGQDAVNTAKAFNDRIDYDGVVLTKLDGDTRGGAALSVKYTVGKPIKFVSTGEKMDTLDVFHPERMAQRILGMGDIVSFVEKAQSQFDEEEAKRLEKKIKKNKFDFNDFLSQIAQLRRMGDLKSLLGMIPGIGKMTRDLNIDDSAFNKVEAIIYSMTPYERENPEALDLSRKRRIAGGCGQDMEEINRFIKQFDQMRKMMHKMSKNPGMMGGMPSAPAGKKGGFRRGRR; this is encoded by the coding sequence ATGTTCAACAGCTTAAGTGATCGTCTGGATTCGGTTTTCAAGACCCTCAGTGGTGATGCCAAACTAACGGAAATCAATATTGCCCAATCGGTGAAAGAAATTCGCCGGGCACTGGTAGCCGCTGACGTAAACTATAAGATAGCCAAGGAGTTTACCGATAGTATTAAGGAGAAAGCTTTAGGTCAGGAAAACATCCTGAAAAACGTGAAGCCTGGGGAATTGATGGTCAAACTCGTTCAGGATGGCCTCACAGAACTCATGGGTGGTGAAGCGGCTTCTTTCAACATCAAAGATAAACCAGCCATCATTTTAATTGCTGGACTCCAAGGATCAGGAAAAACCACATTTACTGGCAAGTTGGCGCTCTTCCTCAAAGAGAAGCACAAGAAAAAAGTATTGGTAACAGCTTGTGATGTTTACCGTCCGGCTGCTATTGACCAGCTTACTGTTATTTCGGAACAAGTCGGCGCAGAGATTTATAAAGAGCCCGATAATAAAAATCCGGTACAAATTGCGCTGAATGCCATTGCACACGCCAAGCAGCAAAAACTTGACGTTGTTATCGTGGACACCGCCGGGCGTCTTTCGGTAGATGAAGCCATGATGAACGAGATTGCCGCCGTCAAAGCTGCTATCTCTCCCAATGAAACCCTCTTTGTTGTAGACTCCATGACGGGGCAAGATGCCGTAAACACGGCCAAAGCCTTCAACGATCGCATCGACTACGACGGCGTAGTGCTTACCAAATTAGACGGTGATACGCGCGGTGGAGCTGCACTTTCCGTAAAATATACCGTTGGCAAGCCCATCAAATTCGTCTCTACAGGCGAAAAGATGGACACGCTTGATGTATTCCACCCCGAACGCATGGCCCAGCGTATTCTGGGTATGGGAGATATTGTTTCTTTCGTAGAAAAAGCTCAATCGCAATTCGACGAAGAGGAAGCTAAGCGACTGGAAAAGAAGATCAAAAAGAACAAGTTTGACTTCAATGATTTCCTCAGCCAAATTGCTCAGCTGCGCCGAATGGGAGACCTCAAAAGTCTCCTTGGCATGATACCCGGTATTGGTAAAATGACCCGTGACCTTAATATCGACGATAGTGCTTTCAATAAAGTGGAGGCTATTATCTACTCAATGACCCCTTACGAAAGAGAGAATCCAGAGGCGCTTGACCTAAGTCGCAAGCGTCGTATCGCGGGTGGTTGTGGTCAAGACATGGAGGAAATCAACCGCTTCATCAAGCAGTTTGATCAGATGCGGAAAATGATGCATAAAATGAGCAAAAACCCTGGAATGATGGGAGGAATGCCTAGTGCACCTGCTGGCAAGAAAGGAGGTTTCAGGAGAGGAAGAAGGTAG
- a CDS encoding sporulation protein, giving the protein MIGKVKQWLGIEGVKLVVNIPEGQALANESLHGTLHLQSMNPQTVTGIRVVLIERYSRGRGEERLVDEYELGRTELNETFEVAPDTVVEKSFRLSFEPLRSEVDTWGDRNIFNRQFAKAARWMRNAESQYRVEAEAKVKGVALNPFDKKVVDLS; this is encoded by the coding sequence ATGATCGGAAAAGTAAAACAGTGGCTCGGTATTGAAGGCGTTAAATTGGTCGTGAATATTCCGGAAGGACAAGCCTTGGCGAATGAAAGTCTTCATGGCACCTTACACCTCCAGTCGATGAACCCCCAAACCGTCACCGGAATTCGCGTCGTCTTGATCGAGCGTTACAGCCGCGGCAGGGGGGAGGAGCGCCTCGTGGATGAATACGAGCTTGGTCGAACAGAGCTGAATGAAACCTTTGAAGTAGCACCGGATACCGTGGTAGAAAAATCTTTTAGATTGTCTTTTGAACCCTTGCGTTCAGAGGTCGATACTTGGGGAGATCGCAATATTTTTAATCGCCAGTTTGCCAAAGCAGCCCGCTGGATGCGCAATGCAGAGTCCCAGTACCGTGTGGAAGCAGAAGCCAAAGTAAAAGGCGTCGCCTTAAATCCATTCGATAAAAAAGTCGTGGATTTGAGCTGA
- a CDS encoding (Fe-S)-binding protein gives MTNVKTMAQYAAEGKEPEILFWVGCAGSFDDRAQKVTRAFTEILNAAGIEFAILGNEEQCTGDPARRAGNEFLFQMTALQNIETLNMYKVQKIVTACPHCFNTLKNEYPALGGNYDLVHHTQLLQELIDNGRIKLTEGGTFKGKRITYHDSCYLGRINGVYEAPRATLEALDGQLVEMKRSKQNGLCCGAGGAQMWKEDEPGDKRINIERSEEALSTGASVIAVNCPFCLTMMSDGVKAKEKQEEVMVLDLSELVVQNLAR, from the coding sequence ATGACGAATGTAAAAACCATGGCGCAGTATGCCGCCGAAGGAAAGGAACCCGAAATTTTATTCTGGGTAGGCTGTGCCGGTAGTTTCGATGATCGGGCGCAAAAAGTGACGCGTGCCTTTACCGAGATTCTTAATGCCGCTGGTATCGAATTCGCTATTCTGGGCAACGAAGAGCAATGTACGGGTGATCCGGCTCGACGCGCGGGCAATGAATTCCTCTTTCAAATGACCGCCCTTCAAAATATTGAGACCCTCAATATGTACAAGGTGCAAAAAATTGTAACGGCTTGCCCTCATTGTTTCAACACCTTGAAAAATGAATATCCTGCACTAGGAGGCAATTACGATTTGGTTCACCATACCCAGTTGTTGCAAGAGCTTATTGATAATGGCCGTATCAAGCTTACCGAAGGGGGGACCTTTAAGGGTAAGCGGATTACCTACCATGATAGTTGTTACCTAGGGCGTATTAATGGTGTTTACGAAGCACCCCGCGCTACCCTGGAAGCCTTGGATGGACAGTTGGTAGAAATGAAACGTAGTAAGCAAAACGGCTTGTGTTGTGGTGCCGGAGGCGCTCAAATGTGGAAAGAAGACGAGCCTGGTGATAAACGAATCAACATCGAGCGTTCTGAAGAAGCACTCTCTACTGGTGCTTCCGTGATTGCTGTAAACTGCCCGTTTTGCCTGACGATGATGAGTGATGGCGTAAAAGCAAAAGAAAAGCAGGAAGAGGTAATGGTCTTAGACCTCAGTGAGCTGGTGGTCCAAAACTTAGCGCGCTAA
- a CDS encoding 4Fe-4S dicluster domain-containing protein: MIQQILFLIIAGGASFYAFRQFMAIRQTILLGQEEEVTGDVSERWRNVLLVAFGQKKMFKRWIPAVFHLFIYVAFLFTQIELIEIFIDGIFGVHRFFADKIGVLYNLILNTIEILSVLAFVATIIFLARRNLLKIPRLYSLNGWPKLDANLILIFEVLLLVAIFTMNGADVVLQGMDPDHYPDTGTLAVSSWLGPALFGGLSEGTLVVVERMGWWLHLGMVLIFLNYLPKSKHLHIMLAFPNTFFSRLKSRGEMDNMPAIMNEVKSMMGLTEDTGEADMEEELPEFGANDVLGLSWIDLLGAYTCTECGRCTAVCPANTTGKQLSPRKIMMDIRDRAEEVHTKIQSGKEEYAADAGKPLSKDNFADGKSLFDYITREEIHACTTCNACVEACPVLINPLEPILKMRRYEILTESAGPGDWLPMFNAIENSGAAWSMTIDREAWTQAE, encoded by the coding sequence ATGATACAGCAAATTTTATTCTTAATTATAGCGGGAGGAGCTTCCTTTTACGCTTTTCGCCAATTCATGGCCATCCGGCAAACCATCCTGCTAGGGCAGGAGGAAGAAGTTACGGGAGACGTTAGCGAACGTTGGCGCAACGTTTTACTGGTTGCCTTTGGGCAAAAGAAGATGTTTAAGCGCTGGATACCAGCTGTTTTTCACCTTTTTATTTACGTCGCGTTTTTATTTACCCAAATCGAACTCATCGAGATTTTTATTGATGGAATCTTCGGTGTGCATCGCTTTTTTGCGGATAAAATAGGCGTTTTGTATAACCTGATATTGAACACCATTGAAATATTGTCGGTGCTGGCTTTCGTGGCGACGATTATCTTTTTAGCTCGACGTAATCTCTTAAAAATCCCTCGCTTGTACAGCCTGAATGGTTGGCCAAAACTCGATGCTAACCTCATTTTGATTTTCGAGGTATTGTTGCTGGTGGCGATTTTTACGATGAATGGTGCAGACGTTGTATTACAAGGAATGGATCCCGATCATTATCCGGATACGGGCACCCTGGCGGTTAGTTCTTGGTTGGGGCCCGCTCTATTTGGTGGCCTCAGTGAAGGTACCTTGGTCGTGGTTGAACGAATGGGGTGGTGGTTGCACCTGGGGATGGTGCTGATCTTCCTCAATTACTTGCCAAAATCCAAGCACTTGCATATCATGTTGGCTTTTCCCAACACCTTCTTCTCCAGGTTAAAGTCTCGGGGAGAAATGGATAACATGCCTGCGATCATGAACGAGGTAAAAAGCATGATGGGCCTTACGGAAGATACCGGAGAAGCAGATATGGAGGAGGAGCTGCCAGAGTTTGGAGCGAATGACGTACTCGGACTCAGCTGGATAGACCTGCTCGGTGCCTATACTTGTACGGAATGTGGGCGGTGTACCGCTGTTTGCCCAGCCAATACGACGGGCAAGCAACTATCACCTCGCAAAATCATGATGGATATTCGCGACCGTGCAGAAGAGGTGCACACGAAAATTCAATCGGGTAAGGAAGAATATGCAGCGGATGCTGGAAAGCCACTGAGTAAGGATAACTTTGCTGACGGTAAATCACTGTTTGATTACATCACCCGAGAAGAAATTCATGCTTGTACCACCTGTAATGCATGCGTAGAAGCTTGCCCCGTACTGATCAACCCATTGGAGCCCATCCTGAAGATGCGGCGCTACGAAATATTGACAGAGTCAGCTGGTCCTGGTGATTGGCTACCGATGTTCAACGCAATTGAAAACAGTGGTGCAGCCTGGAGCATGACCATTGACCGCGAAGCCTGGACCCAGGCAGAATAA
- a CDS encoding phosphoribosyltransferase family protein, with protein MNSIDANIIEILNHRQILQKVRRLAIEIMERNTQEHELIVAGVNNRGMHFAGLLVEQLRELSDAPIHLTRIRVNPANPVAEPVTIEMDLSELDGKPVLVVDDVANTGRTLFYACKPLLDILPKQLETAVLVDRTHKSFPIQVDYCGMSLATTLKENIEVHFKDENNYRAVLK; from the coding sequence ATGAATAGCATTGATGCCAACATCATAGAAATCCTCAACCACCGCCAAATCCTGCAAAAGGTTCGGCGTTTGGCCATCGAGATCATGGAACGTAACACCCAGGAGCACGAACTCATTGTTGCTGGTGTAAATAATCGAGGGATGCACTTTGCTGGCCTCCTGGTAGAACAACTCCGTGAGCTTTCAGATGCTCCTATACATTTGACAAGAATCCGTGTCAATCCTGCAAATCCAGTTGCAGAGCCCGTTACCATTGAAATGGATCTTTCAGAACTTGACGGCAAGCCCGTCTTGGTAGTAGATGACGTAGCCAACACGGGTAGAACCCTTTTTTACGCGTGTAAACCTCTCCTTGACATCCTACCCAAGCAGCTAGAAACCGCGGTATTGGTGGATCGTACCCACAAATCTTTCCCTATACAAGTTGATTATTGCGGTATGTCGTTAGCAACGACCCTGAAGGAAAACATAGAGGTCCATTTCAAGGACGAAAATAATTACCGGGCGGTGCTCAAGTAG
- a CDS encoding patatin-like phospholipase family protein codes for MYKNKLKIGLSLSGGGARGFAHIGALQALLEAGIEPDLVSGASAGSVVGTLYAAGYSPEEIQVFIKKSNFLKLVKIGLPNGGLTKLTYLQERLADIIEIDDFSALKRKLWVAVTNLNTGELELRKEGPLFDVVMASCSIPLVFQPVEMDNQLYVDGGLLCNLPVSPLKEEADFIIGINLVPSVVADKKSLNGVVGIAYRCFDLSVLTNTQPQIALCDYLLEPTEITKYSIFQFNKYEAIYRLGYETTKAKVADILEALEKASLASVAT; via the coding sequence ATGTATAAAAACAAGTTGAAGATAGGATTGAGCCTTTCAGGAGGTGGTGCAAGAGGCTTTGCGCACATTGGAGCACTGCAAGCTTTGCTCGAAGCGGGTATTGAACCTGATTTGGTGAGTGGAGCCAGCGCTGGTTCGGTGGTAGGGACGCTTTACGCAGCTGGATATTCTCCGGAAGAAATACAGGTGTTTATCAAGAAGAGCAATTTTTTGAAATTGGTAAAAATTGGTTTGCCCAACGGTGGTCTGACCAAACTCACTTACTTACAGGAACGCCTCGCAGACATCATCGAAATCGATGACTTCAGTGCGCTTAAACGCAAATTGTGGGTAGCTGTGACCAACTTGAATACGGGCGAATTGGAATTGCGAAAGGAAGGGCCACTCTTTGATGTGGTAATGGCTTCTTGCAGTATCCCGCTGGTTTTTCAACCCGTAGAAATGGATAACCAATTGTATGTGGATGGAGGATTGCTTTGCAATTTACCCGTCAGCCCCCTGAAAGAAGAGGCAGATTTTATTATTGGCATCAACTTGGTACCCAGTGTAGTTGCGGATAAAAAATCACTCAATGGCGTGGTAGGCATTGCCTATCGTTGTTTTGATTTATCGGTACTCACCAATACGCAACCTCAGATAGCACTTTGTGATTACTTGTTGGAACCAACAGAGATTACCAAGTACAGTATCTTTCAGTTCAATAAATACGAAGCCATCTACCGATTGGGGTACGAAACGACGAAAGCGAAAGTTGCCGATATTTTAGAGGCTTTGGAGAAGGCCAGCCTTGCCAGTGTTGCTACTTGA
- a CDS encoding lamin tail domain-containing protein: MRTFTIFLMCLVGAITLNAQTPDLVISEIMYNPPESGVDTYEYLEIYNNGTTAVDLLGYSLSGVDYVFTSGLNLGAGEYLLFAGDSIAFEAAFGLAALQWTGGSLSNGGELLKLLDATGAVVDSVDFDDSFPWPTAADGGGASLVLCDFNSDNNDGANWAAANTGTGVLSEGVEMFGNPGAASACPTGPIVRFLTDQIEVGEDAGTFTIGVEIRDAEAGTYSVDIAADGVFTATIGADITFLPASLTFSSGAAVDTMEVSITVIDDTDPEPLESLVLNLANPTGGLTISGVASTSTILIADNDTDIPAIVINEIMYSPPGTDSQYEYLELFNNDDVVINVGGYYFSAGIVDTLPDVDLQPGDFLLLAVDSVSFEATYGLPAFQWESGSLSNAGETIELRDALGNVVDVVSYDDTNGWPAAANGDGPALVLCDPSSDNELAASWIAGVQPTGVFISGIEILGSPGAANDCTPPAPQGYTPYAIGQVTGINATGVADSLGVRAELTGIVYGGNLRPGGAQFTIIDGAGDGIAMFSNDNDFGYTVTEGDEVTVQGVVSQFNGLTQLNLDTILMNSMNNSLLPATEVTALGEDTESQLVSLTGVTIVDFATAGGGLNVNVTDGTNTFLVRVDFDTNITEADISGFGDSPLMITGLGGQFDSSEPYDEGYQLLPRYLDDIQIIDATNEPAWAQYVELFPNPTANQLTIRNSVVMEQLSLKNKLGQTLRTWNVSGEQSSIDLAALPAGVYFLQIQAAGEQLVRRIVKQ, translated from the coding sequence ATGCGAACGTTTACCATCTTTCTTATGTGCCTTGTTGGGGCGATAACCCTGAATGCGCAAACGCCAGATTTGGTCATCTCTGAAATCATGTACAACCCGCCAGAAAGCGGCGTTGATACTTATGAGTACCTAGAAATTTATAACAATGGCACAACTGCCGTTGATCTTCTTGGCTATAGTCTTTCTGGTGTAGATTATGTTTTTACCTCAGGACTGAATTTGGGAGCTGGAGAATACCTGCTTTTTGCTGGTGATAGTATTGCTTTTGAAGCGGCCTTTGGCCTGGCAGCTTTGCAATGGACAGGTGGGAGCTTGAGTAACGGAGGCGAATTATTAAAACTTCTCGATGCTACGGGTGCCGTAGTCGATTCTGTTGATTTCGACGATAGCTTTCCTTGGCCAACGGCCGCTGATGGAGGTGGTGCCAGCTTGGTTCTCTGTGATTTCAATAGTGATAACAATGACGGTGCCAACTGGGCTGCTGCGAACACCGGAACTGGGGTGCTCTCTGAGGGCGTAGAAATGTTTGGCAATCCCGGAGCAGCATCCGCTTGTCCTACAGGACCCATTGTTCGTTTCCTTACGGACCAAATTGAAGTGGGTGAAGACGCTGGAACCTTTACCATTGGGGTTGAAATTCGCGACGCTGAGGCGGGTACTTACTCCGTTGACATTGCCGCCGATGGTGTTTTCACAGCAACCATCGGTGCTGATATCACCTTTCTTCCTGCCAGCCTTACGTTTTCTAGTGGGGCAGCTGTAGACACGATGGAAGTCTCAATTACGGTTATCGACGATACGGATCCTGAGCCACTGGAGTCTTTGGTGCTGAATTTGGCGAACCCAACCGGAGGTCTTACCATTAGTGGTGTAGCCAGTACGTCAACGATTTTGATAGCGGACAATGACACCGATATTCCAGCGATTGTCATCAATGAGATCATGTACAGCCCACCGGGTACGGACTCCCAATACGAATACCTCGAACTGTTTAACAATGACGATGTGGTGATCAACGTCGGTGGTTATTATTTTTCTGCTGGTATTGTTGATACCCTTCCCGATGTTGACCTGCAGCCAGGTGATTTTCTCTTGCTAGCGGTTGATAGTGTAAGCTTTGAAGCGACCTATGGTCTTCCTGCTTTCCAGTGGGAGAGTGGTAGCCTCAGCAATGCTGGTGAGACCATTGAATTGAGAGATGCTTTGGGTAATGTGGTAGATGTAGTGTCGTATGACGATACCAATGGTTGGCCAGCAGCTGCCAATGGCGACGGTCCAGCACTGGTACTGTGTGATCCTTCTTCAGATAATGAGTTGGCTGCCAGTTGGATTGCAGGTGTTCAACCTACCGGTGTCTTTATCAGTGGCATTGAAATACTGGGTAGCCCTGGGGCCGCTAATGATTGCACGCCTCCCGCACCACAAGGATATACCCCTTATGCTATTGGTCAGGTAACGGGCATAAATGCTACGGGTGTTGCCGATTCTCTAGGCGTTCGTGCTGAACTGACGGGTATTGTTTATGGTGGAAACCTTCGTCCAGGGGGGGCACAGTTTACCATTATCGATGGTGCCGGCGATGGAATCGCGATGTTTAGCAATGATAACGATTTCGGCTATACCGTCACTGAAGGTGATGAAGTGACCGTGCAGGGAGTTGTAAGCCAGTTCAATGGCCTTACCCAATTAAACCTGGATACCATCTTGATGAATAGCATGAACAATTCTTTGCTTCCTGCAACGGAGGTGACCGCTTTAGGCGAGGATACCGAATCACAGTTGGTCAGCTTGACGGGAGTAACCATTGTCGACTTTGCTACGGCAGGCGGCGGCCTCAATGTAAATGTCACCGATGGTACCAATACTTTTTTAGTACGAGTAGATTTTGATACCAACATTACAGAAGCAGATATTTCCGGTTTTGGTGATTCTCCATTGATGATCACTGGCCTGGGCGGACAGTTTGATAGCAGTGAGCCTTATGATGAAGGCTACCAGCTCTTGCCTCGTTACCTGGATGATATTCAAATTATTGACGCCACCAACGAACCTGCGTGGGCCCAGTACGTGGAATTGTTCCCCAATCCTACGGCTAATCAACTCACTATCCGCAACAGTGTAGTAATGGAGCAATTGAGCTTGAAAAACAAACTCGGCCAAACACTGCGCACCTGGAACGTGAGCGGTGAGCAGTCGAGCATCGACTTAGCAGCCTTGCCTGCCGGCGTGTACTTCCTGCAAATCCAGGCTGCTGGAGAGCAATTGGTACGCCGTATTGTGAAGCAATAA
- a CDS encoding TonB-dependent receptor, with product MKNFFTICAMLLTASFAFGQGSTTSSMQGKVTDGSEELIGANVFAVHVPSGTTYGGSTDLDGNYRIPGMRVGGPYKITISYTGFEDASYDGIFLSLGQPYRLDATIQETAIELGTVTVTAQGGPAGGNIGSSTIIKSDDINRMPTLSRDLGDFTRLTPQSKASFGGGTSIAGINNRYNAIYIDGAVNNDVFGLAANGTNGGQTGIAPISIDAIEQIQVVVSPYDVTLGGFSGGGISAVTKSGTNNLEGTAYFFNQNESLAGNTNGSLIERTGGEAEPLDDFAQNLYGLSLGGPIVKDKVFFFFNGEIQRDETPVPFLFDTYRGDASEADLTNLRNRLISDYGYDPGAFGSKIDKLEGLRLFGKLDFNLSETNKLTVRHQYTKAEQFDVNGSNQFNINYENNGVYFPSTTNSFAAELNSIFGTKSSNNLVLGITTVRDDRDPIGNDFPYLILFDGDGTINIGSEQFSTANLLEQDIITLTNNFKLYKNAHTITIGTHNEYSSFNNVFVRQNFGVYEFPSIDAFLSGANADEFYRSYSLVDDITGDETAAAATFKALQLGVYVQDEWAPSDKFTLTAGVRLDVPILLDDPAIDPSFNTTTLPAISAAYDVEGAQGGAMPEGQLMVSPRIGLQYAASENTNLRGGVGIFTSRIPFVWPGGAFNNNGLTVGGAFIVDQPFEADINKQPTNPDFTVPSGQIDLFTQDFRYPQVFRASAAIDQVLPGGITATLEGIYTKTLNDIIYKNVNSDPTVGFNWTGGPDDRPVYTRTSLDPTYESIYLASNTNEGSTYNVTASLSKDFDFGLNTYVAYTYGDATSLMEGTSSQNSSQWRGIFNVDGRNAPMVGRSDFSIGSRIIAAIGYDNSWGTNGLFNTGISIFYNGQSGDPYSYVYAQSAARNINNETGSTSRNRSLIWIPADASQINLVDIAGGATAAQQWEALNEFIEQDDYLSENRGGYAEKNGARTPFVSQFDLRIAQSFGIKTGTKTNKLEVSLDIFNFANLLNSDWGVIYSNPFDYQLINFRGYEADGTTPRFTFDDERRGDDRFNIFDRGSRWRGRIGIRYTFN from the coding sequence ATGAAGAATTTTTTTACGATTTGCGCGATGCTACTCACGGCATCATTTGCATTCGGACAAGGTTCCACGACCTCATCCATGCAGGGAAAGGTGACTGATGGTTCGGAAGAACTGATTGGCGCCAACGTATTCGCAGTGCACGTACCTTCTGGTACTACCTACGGCGGATCTACTGACTTGGACGGTAACTACCGCATTCCCGGCATGCGGGTTGGTGGTCCTTACAAGATCACAATTTCTTATACTGGTTTCGAAGATGCTTCTTACGATGGTATTTTCCTGTCTTTAGGACAGCCTTACCGTCTTGATGCTACCATTCAGGAAACTGCTATTGAGTTGGGTACCGTTACGGTAACTGCTCAGGGTGGCCCTGCAGGTGGTAACATTGGCTCTTCTACCATTATTAAGTCTGACGACATCAACCGTATGCCGACGTTGAGCCGGGATTTGGGTGATTTCACTCGTTTGACCCCACAATCTAAGGCTTCTTTCGGTGGAGGTACTTCTATTGCCGGTATCAACAACCGCTACAATGCTATCTATATTGACGGTGCGGTAAACAACGACGTATTTGGTCTGGCAGCTAACGGTACCAACGGTGGTCAAACCGGTATTGCTCCTATCAGTATTGATGCCATTGAGCAGATTCAGGTAGTTGTATCTCCTTATGACGTAACCCTTGGTGGTTTCTCAGGTGGTGGCATTAGTGCAGTTACCAAGTCTGGTACCAACAACCTGGAAGGTACTGCTTATTTCTTCAACCAGAATGAAAGCCTGGCTGGCAACACCAACGGTTCATTGATCGAGCGTACGGGTGGAGAAGCTGAGCCTTTGGATGACTTTGCTCAAAACTTGTACGGTTTATCTTTGGGTGGCCCTATCGTTAAGGACAAAGTATTTTTCTTCTTCAACGGAGAAATCCAGCGTGATGAAACGCCAGTTCCTTTCTTGTTTGACACCTACCGTGGCGATGCTTCGGAAGCTGATTTGACCAACCTACGCAATCGCCTTATCAGTGACTACGGTTATGATCCAGGTGCATTTGGTAGCAAAATCGACAAACTAGAAGGTTTGCGTTTGTTCGGCAAGTTGGACTTCAACTTGAGCGAAACCAACAAACTGACGGTTCGTCATCAGTACACCAAAGCAGAGCAGTTTGATGTAAATGGTTCTAACCAGTTCAACATCAACTACGAAAACAATGGTGTTTATTTCCCAAGCACCACCAACTCTTTTGCTGCGGAACTGAACTCTATTTTCGGTACCAAGTCTTCCAACAACCTGGTTTTGGGTATCACAACTGTACGTGATGACCGTGACCCAATCGGCAACGATTTCCCTTACCTAATTCTTTTTGACGGTGACGGAACGATCAACATTGGTTCTGAGCAGTTCTCTACGGCTAACTTGCTGGAGCAAGACATTATCACTTTGACCAACAACTTCAAGTTGTACAAGAATGCACACACCATCACCATTGGTACGCACAACGAGTACAGCAGCTTCAATAACGTATTCGTTCGCCAAAACTTCGGTGTTTACGAATTCCCATCTATTGACGCTTTCTTGAGTGGTGCTAATGCCGACGAATTCTACCGTTCTTACTCATTGGTTGACGATATTACCGGTGACGAAACGGCTGCTGCTGCAACCTTCAAAGCTTTGCAATTGGGTGTCTACGTACAAGACGAGTGGGCTCCAAGTGACAAATTCACCCTTACTGCGGGTGTTCGTTTGGACGTTCCTATCCTATTGGATGATCCTGCTATTGACCCAAGCTTTAACACCACTACCCTTCCTGCTATTTCTGCAGCTTACGACGTAGAAGGTGCTCAAGGTGGTGCGATGCCAGAAGGTCAGCTGATGGTATCTCCTCGTATTGGTTTGCAGTATGCTGCTTCTGAAAACACCAACCTCCGTGGTGGTGTAGGTATCTTCACCAGCCGTATTCCTTTCGTTTGGCCTGGTGGTGCTTTCAACAACAACGGTTTGACCGTTGGTGGTGCATTTATCGTGGATCAGCCTTTCGAAGCTGATATTAACAAGCAGCCAACCAACCCTGACTTTACTGTTCCTTCAGGTCAGATTGACTTGTTTACGCAAGACTTCCGCTACCCACAGGTATTCCGTGCCAGTGCTGCGATTGACCAAGTGTTGCCTGGTGGCATCACTGCTACCCTGGAAGGTATCTATACCAAGACCTTGAATGATATTATCTACAAGAACGTAAACTCAGACCCAACCGTTGGTTTCAACTGGACTGGTGGTCCTGACGATCGTCCGGTGTACACACGTACCAGCCTTGATCCTACCTACGAGTCTATTTATCTGGCTTCTAACACCAACGAAGGTAGCACTTACAACGTAACAGCTTCTTTGTCGAAAGACTTCGACTTTGGCCTGAACACCTACGTTGCATATACCTATGGTGATGCGACTTCATTGATGGAAGGTACTTCTTCTCAGAACTCTTCTCAGTGGCGTGGTATCTTCAATGTTGATGGTCGTAACGCTCCAATGGTAGGTCGTTCAGACTTCTCTATCGGTTCACGTATCATTGCTGCTATTGGTTACGACAACTCTTGGGGAACCAATGGCTTGTTCAACACCGGTATTTCTATCTTCTACAACGGCCAGTCGGGTGATCCTTACTCTTACGTTTACGCACAAAGTGCTGCTCGTAACATCAACAACGAAACGGGTAGTACTAGCCGTAACCGTTCTTTGATTTGGATTCCTGCGGATGCTTCTCAGATCAACTTGGTGGACATCGCTGGTGGTGCTACTGCTGCTCAGCAGTGGGAGGCCTTGAACGAATTCATTGAGCAGGATGACTACCTAAGTGAAAACCGTGGTGGTTACGCTGAGAAAAATGGTGCTCGTACGCCTTTCGTTAGCCAGTTTGACCTTCGTATTGCTCAGTCATTCGGCATTAAGACAGGTACGAAGACCAACAAGTTGGAAGTATCTTTAGATATCTTCAACTTTGCCAACCTGTTGAATTCTGACTGGGGTGTAATTTACAGCAACCCATTCGATTACCAGTTGATCAACTTCAGAGGCTACGAAGCAGATGGCACTACGCCTCGCTTTACCTTTGACGATGAGCGCCGTGGTGATGACCGCTTCAATATCTTTGACCGTGGTTCTCGCTGGCGTGGTCGTATTGGTATCCGTTATACTTTCAACTAG